The Ramlibacter pinisoli genome segment CAGGCCGGCGTCGAGCAGCTCGCGCAGGACGTAGCCCGGCCCGCCGGCGGCCTGGAACTGGTTGACGTCGGCCTGGCCGTTCGGGTAAACGCGCGCCACCAGTGGCACCACCGACGACAGCTCGGCGAAATCGTCCCAGTCGATGCGGATGCCGGCGGCACGGGCGACCGCCACCCAGTGGATCAGGTGGTTGGTGGAGCCGCCGGTGGCCAGCAGCGCCGCCATGGCGTTGACGATGCAGCGCTCGTCGACCTGGCGGCCGATGGGCGTGAAGCGCCGCCCGCGGGTGATCTGCAGCACGGTGCGCACCGCCTCGCGCGTGAGCGCCTCGCGCAGCTCGCTGCCGGGGTTGACGAAGGCCGCGCCGGGCACGTGCAGGCCCATCGCCTCCATCAGCATCTGGTTGCTGTTGGCCGTGCCGTAGAAGGTGCAGGTGCCCTGGCCGTGGTAGGCCTTCTGCTCGGCATCCAGCAGTTCCGTGCGGCCGACCTTGCCCAGGGCCGCCAGCTCGCGCACCTTGGACTTCTCGGTGTTGGACAGCCCGCTGGTCATGGGGCCGCCGGGCACGAACACCGTGGGCAGGTGGCCGAACTGGAGCGCGCCGATCAGCAGTCCGGGCACGATCTTGTCGCAGATGCCCAGCATCAGCGCGGCGTCGAACACGTCGTGGCTGAGCGAGACGGCCGTGGCCATGGCGATGACGTCGCGCGAGAACAGCGACAGGTCCATGGCCGGGGTGCCCTGGGTGACGCCGTCGCACATGGCCGGCACGCCGCCGGCCACCTGCGCCGTGGCGCCCTGCCGGTGCGCCTCGTCCTTCAGCACGGCGGGAAAGCCGGCGTAGGGCGCGTGCGCCGACAGCATGTCGTTGTAGGCCGTGACGATGCCGATGTTGGGCGCGCGCTCGGTGACGACCTTGAACTTGTCGTTGGCCGGTAGCGCGGCGAAGGCGTGCGCGACGTTGGCGCAGCCGAGCCGGTCGCTGCCGCGGTCGCGCGCGGCCATGGCGTCGACCTGGCGCAGGTAGGCAGCCCGGCCGGGGGCGCTGCGCTCGCGGATGCGGTCGGTGACCCGGGCCACCACGGAATGCAGGGTCATGTGTTGCGCCAAAGAGAAGGGATCGCGGCATCCTACCTGCTGGCCATGGCCGCGCCGGAACCGGGTTACCAGCCGTGACCGGCGGCGCTACGATTCGGCGCATGACCCTTCCCGTCCAGCCGATCCGGGATCCGGCGCCGATGCTGGAGCGGACACTGGCCGACTGGGGCGGCCACGACGACCTCTGGGTGTTCGGCTACGGCTCGCTCATCTGGAAGCCCGAGTTCACGTACGCCGAACGCCGCCCCGCCCGGGTCAACGGCTGGCACCGCGCCCTCAAGATGTGGAGCCGCATCAACCGCGGCACGCCCGACTGTCCCGGGCTGGTCTTCGGCCTGCTCTCCGGGGGCAGCTGCCAGGGCATGGCGTTCCGCATTCCCCGGGCCGACGGCCGCGAGGTGCTCACGGCCCTGTGGGCGCGCGAGATGCTGATGGGCGTGTACGACCCGCGCTGGCTCGCCTGCCAGACGCCGCACGGCCCGGTGAAGGCGCTGGCCTTCACCCTCTCGCGCAAGAGCCCCAGCCACACCGGCGTGCTGAGCGAGGACCAGTACCGGCGCATCTTCAACGACGCCTGCGGCAAGTACGGCACCACGCTCGACTACGCTGCGCGCACGCTGGAGGAACTCAGGCGCCACAACATCCGCGACCGCCACCTGGAACGGCTGCTGCAGCTGGTGGGGCGCCTGCAGGCCTGACGCCCTGCTGCGAGGGCACGCAACGGGTCAGTCCAGGAACCGCTTGGAATAGTCCGCAGGCGGTATCAGGCACGTCTCGGACCGCCCGAACAGCGCATAGCGGTTTCGCGCCACGAGACGATAGGCGGCGTCTCGTATCGGGGCCGGAACGAGCCACCCCAGCCACGCGGCACGCCAGGGCCAACCCAGCGCATGCAGGACCCGCAGGATGGCCGCGGTGTGCTGCCAGCTGCGCTTGCCGTCGACGAGCAGCAGCGTCTGCAGCTGGTCGACACGAAGTCCGGCCTCGGTGAGCAGGGCTTGACCCGCTTCACCCTGGATCGACGCAAAGCGGAGCACCCCACGCCGGTCGTACTTCAAGATGAATTTCACCCAGCGGCTGCACAGCAGGCACTTGGCGTCGAAAACGACAATCATTGGCACACCTCGGCAGGCAGCTTCAGGTATCCGCGATAGCTGGCGACCACGCCGATCAACGGAAGTGAAGCCTTGACCCGGAAGTGAAGCTGGCCGGGCGTTGCAGTTTCTTCCGCCACGACGGCCGGCAGCAGCCAGCGGGGGCAAGGCACCCCCAGAAAGCGCAGCTGGACGAGCTTCATCTCCAGCATGTCGACGTCGCCCTCGAGCCCGAACCGAAGCTGCGCGAAGCCCAGGCGCTCCACGATGTGTCCGGCAGCCTGGGTCAGCCGCGACCTCATCGTCTTCCCAGGAAAGTGTCGCGTCCAGACTTCCTCCGCTGCGCCGGCCTCGAGCTCGAACCGAATGGGTCCTTGGTGGGCGTTCAGCGGTGCCCCCAGGCACCTCGCCAGAAGTCGCGCAGCGCGCGAGGCTGGCGCCTCGACCTCCACCCAGCCGCTCAGCACGTGCGCGCCTGCTAGAGCATGGAAGTGCTGCAGCGGCGACGGGAGCTGGGCGAACTGCGGTCCCATGACTTGCTGATACAGGGACGGTGGCTTCAAGCGAACCCCTCCGTGCGGATGGCAAGGCCTTGCATTTCGCGCATGAAGTCCTCCAGGTCCAGTATGCCGACACACGCGGACGCGCCAGGCTGCAGCGCCCCGGCTTGAATTTTCCGGACGAACGCCGCGGCCGCAAGCGTTGGCACGAACGGCCCGTGTCCTTCCGTTGCGACGAGCTGCCAGGTCCGCGTCACCTTCGACCCGGTGCGGTCCAGGCCTTGCACCTGGACATGCATCGCCCCCGCATCGCTACCCCACGTCTTGAACAGGTCTGCGGCGCGCTTGAGCAGCGTCGCGTGGCGTGACCAGTCGCGCACAAGACCCCGTCGCGCCATCCAGGCCAGGAGGTTCATGCCGCGGTGCAGGAACTCCAGCTCCAGGCCCGCACCGAAGCGCACCTCCGGGGCCCCGCTGTATCGGAGCGGAAACAGCGTGAGGTCCGGCACGTCGCAGGGTGACAGCAGCCGTGTCCCGACGGGGGAGGGATACGCTCGCCGCCGGGCGCCAGTCCAGCCGAAGACCTTCGCCGAGCCACCAGCAGGCAGCGGTTTCCCGCAGTACGTCAGGATGCCGCGAACGGTGGACAGTCCGCGTTCCGTGCGATTTCCAGGGCTGATGCCCACGTCGATGGCCTGGACGCAGGAGAGGTCCTTCGCCAGGAAGTCGACCGCTGCTCCCGACAATGCCGGCACTGAACTTGCACCGCTGGTGACGGTCACTCCGGCCGCCAGAGCTGCCTCGTGGAGGCCATCGATGCCGGTGACATAGTCGCGCCCATCGGCCAGGTCGGCGTAATGGACTCCTGCTCGTATGCACGCTGCAGGCAACCGGTAGTCGGCGCCTTGAAACGGTCCGGAGGCGTTGACCATCACGGTTGGAGCGAGCCTGCGCAACGTGCTCTCGAGTCCAGGGTCTTGTGCGTCGACAGTCACCGCCTCCAGCCGGGCACGTGTCCCCTGCTGCAGCTCTTGCACAAGCGCCTGGGCTGCTGCCAGGGAGCGCCCGGCCACCTGAATGCGGCTACCGGAAAGACGTGAAAGTCTCTTGACAAGCCTTCGTCCGAAGAAGCCGTAGCCCCCCAGGACGAGAACGCGGAACTCGGGCATGCGCCAGTCTAGCCAGGCGCGGCTTCAGAGCTCGCCGCGGCGACCAGGTCAGGGGCGCCAGCAGCGCATCGCGCGGCGTCCAGGGCTGACTCGCCCAGAATGCCGTGCGGCACAGGTCCTGTCGAGCTGAAGCACGGCTGCGCTCAGCGGCTCGCATCGTGCCCTGCCAGGCGGCCTTGATTCGCCATCGGGCCGCGTTTCCAATGGCGCTGCGCGGCTACACGCGCAGCAAGGAGTCAGCCATGACGCGCCAACCATTCGTCATCCAACCCTCCGACTATCCGCGATCGCTCGACGTCGTTGGCGAGCACATCACGGTCCTCGCCTCCGGCGCCGCGACGGGCGGCTACGAGATCTTCCTGCAGGAAGGACCGGAAGGCAGCGGGCCGCCACCTCACTCCCACCCTTGGGACGAGTCCTTCTACGTCACGCGCGGCGAAATCATGTTCGGCATGGCCGACGAGGAAAAGGTGGCGAAGGCGGGGACCCTGGTTCACCTGCCCGGCGGGACGGTGCACTGGTTCCGGTTCGGCAAGGACGGAGGCCAGATGATTTCCATGACCAGCCGAGAGGCCGCCTCGGCCATGTTCGAGCACATCGACCGGGAGATCTCGGCAGGTGCGCCCGATCTGCCACGGCTCGCCGCCATTGCCGCAGAGCACGAGACCCAGTTGGCAGGCTGAGGGCCGCAAGCCATCTGGCTGCTCCGTCAGGTTGCATGAATTGCGTCAGGCCGCCGGAGAACATCATGGAATGGATCAGCTTCGAAAACCGCACGACCATTGGCCAGACCGGTAGCGAGTCCGGCGTCATCGTTCGAGATTCCGAGCATCCACTCGGCGCCAGGATCACTCTGGAGAAGGACGGTAGCGTCGCCCCGTACTCGATTACCTGCGGGATCTACGGCTGCATGGTTCACACGCGCTTCTTCTCCGCGGAGCAGGAGGCGTCTCAGCAGTTCGATCTCATGGCTGCCGAACTTGAATCGATTCTGAAGGATTCAGGAAGCGGCAATGATCTGCTCGACCCCGTAGGGCGGTTCGTGGAGCAATTTCCGTAGCGCGGCCGAACAAATCATCCACGCCAGCCTGGGCGAGCCGAGCGCCTCCGGTGCCAGCGTCTGCGTCAGCATCAACGGGGTGGACCAGCCGGCCGTCACCAGCGGATCGGCCTATGCCGCGAAGCGGCGCGCGGCATCCAGGTCGGTGACTTTGAAGGCGAAATGGAAGACGGATCGCATCGGTGACTCTCCGGCTCAGGTCGGCAGGCGGCGAGCATCCCACACGGCGCCGTTCACCAGGTGCGGCGGCCGCCGGCCGGCCAGCACCTCGATGATCTGGTCGGCGCACTGGTCAGCCGTCTCCTGCAGCGCCTCGTCGGTGCTGCCCGCGGTGTGCGGCGTGAGGACCACGTTGGGCAGGCCCAGCAAGGCTTGGCCCGCCGGCACCGGCTCCTGGTCAAACACGTCGATGCCTGCCCCGGCAATGCCGCCCCGTCGCAGCGCCTCGGCCAGCGCCGCGGTGTCCACCAGGTCGGCGCGCGCGGTGTTCACCAGGATCGCGGAGCGCTTCATGACGTCGAGCGTCGCGGCGTTGATGAGGTGGCGCGTGTCGGGGCGCGACGGCCGGTGCAGCGACACCACGTCGGCCGTCCGCAGCAGCTCATGCAGCGACGCGCAGGCCCGCGCGCCGGCAGCAGTGATGGCAGCCGGGTCGGCCGCGGGCGAGTGCACCACGACCTGCATGCCGAAGCCGCGGCCCGCGATCTCCGCCGTCATGCGGCCGATGGTGCCGAAGCCCACCACGCCCAGCGTCTTGCCGCGCAGTTCCTGCAGTCCCGGCTGGTAGCGGTAGTCCCAGTTGCCACCGCGCACCGCCTGGTCGGACGGCAGCAGCCGCTTGCCGACCGCCAGCATCAGCATCACGGCGTGCTCGGCCACCGACCAGGCGTTGGCGAACGGCGTGAACACGATCGGGATCGACAGCCCGGTGGCGTGCGCGACGTCGATCTTGTTGGTGCCGATGCCGTGGTTGGCGATCACGCGCAGGGACGATGCCGCCGTGATGGCGGCGGTGTCCAGTCCGGCGTTGCGCGTGATGACCGCGGCGCAGCCGGTGATCTCCTGCGCGACGGTGGCCATGTCGGCGCAGGAGGCGCGGCGCACCTCGATACCGGCGGCCTCGAGCTTGCGGATGCCGCTGGGGTGAATGGGTTGGACGACGAGGCAGGAAGGCATTGCAGGTTCTCTCTGGCGGTCAGGTGGCAGGCAGGGCGAGCACGTCGCCCAGCAGGGTGGCACCCAGCGCGAAGTCGGCCAGGTCCATCTTTTCCATGGGGTTGTGGGAGCCGCAGTCGTTGCGCACGAAGACCATCCCGGTCGGGATGCCCATCTGCGCGAACACGGCGGCGTCGTGGCCGGCTCCGCTGGCCAGCGACATGGCGGCAATGCCGCGGCCGGCGGCGCAGTGTGTCAGTTCGTCCTGGATGCGAGCATCCATGGCAGCGGGGTCGGAGCCGGTGCGGGGGCCGAGCTCGAAGCGCACGTGGGCCGCCTCCGCCAGTTCGGCGGCGCGGCGCTGCAGCAGGCCGTCGAACTTCTCCAGCGTGGGCAAGTCCAGGCTGCGCACGTCCACGCACAGGCCGGCCTCGCCCGCCACCTTGCTGAAGGCGTGCTGCGCGGGGTCGGTGAAGAACTTGCCGAAGGTCACGACAAGGTCGTCGCCCTCGCCTTCCATCCGTTCCCAGTCGGCGTCGACGGCCGCCACCAGCAGCGCCGCGGCGCGCACGGCGTCGCGCCGGCTGCCTCGCGGCACCGCGCCGGAGTGGGCGTACTCGCCCAGCACCCGCGCATCGCGGTAGCGCAGGCTGCCGCGGATGCCGGTGACCACGCCGACGGGCAGGCCGGCCTCCACCAGCACCGGCCCCTGTTCGATGTGCAGTTCGACGAAGCGCGCGATGCGCGAGGGCACCAGCGCGGCCTCACCGAGGCGCGCGGGATCACCGCCGCATTCCGCCAGGTGGTCGGCGAAGCTGCGCTGCGTGTCGCTGCGGCGCAGCTGAAGCACGTCGCGCGGGACCTTGCCGAAGGCGGCCTTGCTGCCCAGGTAGGAGAACGGGAACCAGGTGCTCTCCTCGGCCCGCACGCCCATCACCACCACGTCGGCCTGCGGCACGAAGCCGGCGCGTCGCCAGCCGGCCAGCACGGCCAGGCCGGCCACCACGCCGGCGGCGCCGTCGAAGTTGCCACCGCAGGGCACGGAGTCCAGGTGCGAGCCGGTCATCGCGCAGGGGGCGCCGCGGTCCCGGCCGCGCAGCGTGAGGTACAGGTTGCGCGCGGCGTCGTACGAGACCTCCAGGTCCAGCCCGCGCGCCGTGCGCGCCATCAGCTCGTGTGCGCGCTGTTCGCCAGGGCCGTAGGCGTCACGCGTGACGCCCCGGCCGTCGAAGCTGTCCCGCCGCAGCTGCTCGAACAGCTGCGCGGCCAGTTCCAGGTCGGGCCCGGGAACCGAGGTCATGCAGCCCGCACGAGCTTGGGCGCCATGGCGTAGCTGGAGGCGTCGATCGGCTCCAGGCACTCCTGCAGCAGGCGGCCGTAGCCGGCGATGGCGGTGCGGATGCCCAGCAGCCGCAGGCACGCCCAGATGCACGACTGGTTGCTGGTGACGACCGGCTTGCCCAGCTCCTGCTCGATCTCGGCGATGACGTCGAAGGTGGCGAGGTTGGTGCACGAGATGAAGATCGCTTCGGCGTCGGGCCGGTCGATGGCGCGCGCCAGGCGGTACACCACCTCCGGCGGCACGCGACCGATGCCGCGCCGCTCTTCCTGGGTGTGGCCCAGGTCCAGTCCCTGCATCGAGGTGACCTGGAATCCGTAGTCCTCCAGGAACTTCTTCTCGCTCTCGTTGACGAAGTCCACGTACGGCGTGCCGACCGCGATGCGCGTGACGCCCAGGGCCCGCAGCGCCGCCACGACGGCACCGGCGGTGGCGATGGCCGGCTTGCCGACCCGATCGCTCATGTTCTTGATCAGCTCCGGCAGCGGGCAGATGATGGAGCCCGAGGTGCAGCCG includes the following:
- a CDS encoding thiol-disulfide oxidoreductase DCC family protein, whose protein sequence is MIVVFDAKCLLCSRWVKFILKYDRRGVLRFASIQGEAGQALLTEAGLRVDQLQTLLLVDGKRSWQHTAAILRVLHALGWPWRAAWLGWLVPAPIRDAAYRLVARNRYALFGRSETCLIPPADYSKRFLD
- a CDS encoding DUF4166 domain-containing protein, whose protein sequence is MKPPSLYQQVMGPQFAQLPSPLQHFHALAGAHVLSGWVEVEAPASRAARLLARCLGAPLNAHQGPIRFELEAGAAEEVWTRHFPGKTMRSRLTQAAGHIVERLGFAQLRFGLEGDVDMLEMKLVQLRFLGVPCPRWLLPAVVAEETATPGQLHFRVKASLPLIGVVASYRGYLKLPAEVCQ
- a CDS encoding hydroxyacid dehydrogenase produces the protein MPSCLVVQPIHPSGIRKLEAAGIEVRRASCADMATVAQEITGCAAVITRNAGLDTAAITAASSLRVIANHGIGTNKIDVAHATGLSIPIVFTPFANAWSVAEHAVMLMLAVGKRLLPSDQAVRGGNWDYRYQPGLQELRGKTLGVVGFGTIGRMTAEIAGRGFGMQVVVHSPAADPAAITAAGARACASLHELLRTADVVSLHRPSRPDTRHLINAATLDVMKRSAILVNTARADLVDTAALAEALRRGGIAGAGIDVFDQEPVPAGQALLGLPNVVLTPHTAGSTDEALQETADQCADQIIEVLAGRRPPHLVNGAVWDARRLPT
- a CDS encoding cupin domain-containing protein, producing MTRQPFVIQPSDYPRSLDVVGEHITVLASGAATGGYEIFLQEGPEGSGPPPHSHPWDESFYVTRGEIMFGMADEEKVAKAGTLVHLPGGTVHWFRFGKDGGQMISMTSREAASAMFEHIDREISAGAPDLPRLAAIAAEHETQLAG
- a CDS encoding Zn-dependent hydrolase, yielding MTSVPGPDLELAAQLFEQLRRDSFDGRGVTRDAYGPGEQRAHELMARTARGLDLEVSYDAARNLYLTLRGRDRGAPCAMTGSHLDSVPCGGNFDGAAGVVAGLAVLAGWRRAGFVPQADVVVMGVRAEESTWFPFSYLGSKAAFGKVPRDVLQLRRSDTQRSFADHLAECGGDPARLGEAALVPSRIARFVELHIEQGPVLVEAGLPVGVVTGIRGSLRYRDARVLGEYAHSGAVPRGSRRDAVRAAALLVAAVDADWERMEGEGDDLVVTFGKFFTDPAQHAFSKVAGEAGLCVDVRSLDLPTLEKFDGLLQRRAAELAEAAHVRFELGPRTGSDPAAMDARIQDELTHCAAGRGIAAMSLASGAGHDAAVFAQMGIPTGMVFVRNDCGSHNPMEKMDLADFALGATLLGDVLALPAT
- a CDS encoding saccharopine dehydrogenase family protein — encoded protein: MPEFRVLVLGGYGFFGRRLVKRLSRLSGSRIQVAGRSLAAAQALVQELQQGTRARLEAVTVDAQDPGLESTLRRLAPTVMVNASGPFQGADYRLPAACIRAGVHYADLADGRDYVTGIDGLHEAALAAGVTVTSGASSVPALSGAAVDFLAKDLSCVQAIDVGISPGNRTERGLSTVRGILTYCGKPLPAGGSAKVFGWTGARRRAYPSPVGTRLLSPCDVPDLTLFPLRYSGAPEVRFGAGLELEFLHRGMNLLAWMARRGLVRDWSRHATLLKRAADLFKTWGSDAGAMHVQVQGLDRTGSKVTRTWQLVATEGHGPFVPTLAAAAFVRKIQAGALQPGASACVGILDLEDFMREMQGLAIRTEGFA
- the edd gene encoding phosphogluconate dehydratase, with protein sequence MTLHSVVARVTDRIRERSAPGRAAYLRQVDAMAARDRGSDRLGCANVAHAFAALPANDKFKVVTERAPNIGIVTAYNDMLSAHAPYAGFPAVLKDEAHRQGATAQVAGGVPAMCDGVTQGTPAMDLSLFSRDVIAMATAVSLSHDVFDAALMLGICDKIVPGLLIGALQFGHLPTVFVPGGPMTSGLSNTEKSKVRELAALGKVGRTELLDAEQKAYHGQGTCTFYGTANSNQMLMEAMGLHVPGAAFVNPGSELREALTREAVRTVLQITRGRRFTPIGRQVDERCIVNAMAALLATGGSTNHLIHWVAVARAAGIRIDWDDFAELSSVVPLVARVYPNGQADVNQFQAAGGPGYVLRELLDAGLLHEDVLTVREGGLREYTRLPTGAQGAGGAVHWEPIGASGDPSVLRPASEPFSPIGGLKLLTGNLGRSVIKVSAVPDDRHVIEAPARVFDTQEALQKAFQAGELEQACQTNGANGLVCVVRWQGPQANGMPELHKLTPSLSVLQGRGYRVALVTDGRMSGASGKVPAAIHVTPEAAAGGPLALLRDGDVVRLDANAGRLEALVPHEQWIRREAARLPDAQRESNGHGLGRELFGAMRRNASAAEAGATSW
- a CDS encoding gamma-glutamylcyclotransferase — translated: MTLPVQPIRDPAPMLERTLADWGGHDDLWVFGYGSLIWKPEFTYAERRPARVNGWHRALKMWSRINRGTPDCPGLVFGLLSGGSCQGMAFRIPRADGREVLTALWAREMLMGVYDPRWLACQTPHGPVKALAFTLSRKSPSHTGVLSEDQYRRIFNDACGKYGTTLDYAARTLEELRRHNIRDRHLERLLQLVGRLQA
- a CDS encoding aspartate/glutamate racemase family protein, coding for MKTTAMYSPYGWKARIGLIVPSTNTVNEPEFWRVAPDGVTIHTARALLLGPATEESYFKMAEAVNGAAEELATAEVDVVAYGCTSGSIICPLPELIKNMSDRVGKPAIATAGAVVAALRALGVTRIAVGTPYVDFVNESEKKFLEDYGFQVTSMQGLDLGHTQEERRGIGRVPPEVVYRLARAIDRPDAEAIFISCTNLATFDVIAEIEQELGKPVVTSNQSCIWACLRLLGIRTAIAGYGRLLQECLEPIDASSYAMAPKLVRAA